The stretch of DNA caggtaagacgCTTGCTGTGAAAGTGTCACaatccgagttcaatccccagaacccacgtaaaggtggaaagagaaccaacttcacaaagctgtcctctggcctccacgtgtgtTGAGGCATGTGAGCCCACTTACATGCGTTTGCATAGACAATAGTGTTTGAGTTTCTAAAAGGTATTTTTCTGCCATGTAGTTAGTTCAGACCACAAGAAATGGCCCTagggaaaatataaaattaaagttaagatcctttcttttttgctttttgtttgttttgttctttttatatataGGTAAATTTCTGCCACCAGAAAAAGTCCATGAAGAACTTTTTAAACAGTGGAATGTTCCATTTCAACAGCCATCATTTCCAGCAGTGAAACGCTATAATCAGAAACGGGGACATTTGCAAATGTTGAAGATGGAATGTCGGtttaagaagaaggaaaaattaCTCCGGAAGAAGCTAGCTAAGAAGGGGattgattatagtttcccttcaTTGGTAAGTGTCCTTTTCTGAGTTTTCTTAGTGGTTTTTCTTAGGGGTGGGGATTCTACCTCACTAGTTTGGCACAAATCTATATGATTGTAAAGATTCTGTTCCAGTGCTTCTCACATGCTaggattttggtttgtttgggggCGTCTGGTTATTTTGGTTGATTAGTGGCCAAGTTAGAGTCtgcccatgctaggcaagtaagtGGTCTGTTGCTGAGTACTTGCCTAGTTCTGTGTGTAAGGTTTTCACTAAAACTTCAAaacaccaggctggagagatggctcagaggttaagagcactggctgttctcccacatgtcctgagttcaattcccagcaaccacatggtggctcacaaccatctgtaatgagatctggtgctctcctctggcctgcagggatacatgcaggcagaacactgtatacataataaataaatctaaaaaaaaaaaaaaaaacccaaaactgaaACACTGCATTGTGgattctttttaatgtttatggtactgaggatggaacccagagcacTGAGCATGCATCATCCAACCCTCCCACTTTCAAACACTGTCCcccttttagagaaaaaaaatcactgagttGCATGGCCTGGTTTGAACAAAGTCTGTAGCTCAGGCAAGCCTTTATCacagttcctcctgcctcttgagTTCCTGGGTAAATAGATGGGCTTATAGCCCCCACAGAGGCAGCTGCTACTGTTGTGCCTGTTAAGACTGGGTCTTTTGTTCCAAGCTGGcatcaaacttgttatgtagctgaggatgacataAAATTTctggccttcctgcctctgcttcctgagtgctgggatacagtCCTGCAGGTAAAAACCGGGGCTTTAAGTGTGCCATTTTATATAAACTATATCCCCAGGCCCCTGCCACCTTTTTCCCTAAAATAATTTCCCACCTGTGTACCAAGTGGGTGCCAggtgccctcggaggccagaagagggcattggatcccctaaaaCTATAGTTTACACTTGTGaaccatcatatgggtgctgggaattgaacctgggtcctctgaaagagcatccagtgcttttaATTGTTGaagcatctctctagtccccagcattttgtttttaaaccggAGTCTTCCTACATGAACTATGCTCCCCACAAATTggagatccttctgcttcagccttccaagtgctgtgattataatCATGTGATACTCACCTGGGTTATAGCAAAGCCTTTGCCCCTGGTTACATTTGAACCATTTGGCAATTGGACATTGATGCTCAAAATAGGCATTCAGCTACAGCATATCATATAGCTGATAAATATGCAAATTATTAAATTCTTAATACTTATTTTCAGGTCTTACCTAAGCTGAAGAAGGGGACTTCAAAGGACACCCTTAGCACTCCTAAGAATGCTGAAGATTCCAAGGTTACCCAGGTGAGATTGGCTTGATAATGGCCACCAATTACTGAGGAAATCCTTTCCAGAATGTTGTGAGATGGCGTGGagtgaaggcacttgccaccaagcccagctgctTAGTTCAATCTCTGGATCTTATGTGGTTGAAGAAAAGAgctaactcctacaagttgtcctttgacctccacatacaaaaagtaataataataataataaaatgtaaggtGAATTACCTAAAAAAAGGAAGTAATTTCTGctacttcattttttattaagttgGGGTgcgggtgtgggtgtgtgggtgttgtTTTGGAGTTGTATTTGAGGGATTTTTTGAGATCTGGTGATCTTAATGTAGCCCAAGTGAGCCCCCAACTTAcaacataagtttttttttttttttctctcgttttttgagacagggtttctctgtgtagctttgcgcctttcatggaactcacttggtagcccaggctggcctcaaactcacagagatccgcctggctctgcctcccgagtgctgggattaaaggcgtgcaccaccaccgcccggcttgcaacATAAGTTCTAAAGATGAACTTCTCATCCTCTTGCCTCCcacatccctagtgctgggactgtaggtTTATGCCACTATAGCTGGTCGCTTGCAATgtggattccttttttttttttttttggagacagggtttctctgtgtaacaatcctggccatcctggaactcacagagatccacctggctctgccttttgagtgctgcgattaaggttgtgcaccaccactgcccggccgcaTTATGGATTCTTAAAAGCTTAAAATTGGGTGGAGAGATGGGACAGTGAGAAAGAGCGCTTGCTATGCAaatatgaggaccagagttcagatcccagccccCACACAATGCCAGGCCTAGCTGTGTGTTCATGTTCTGTTAATGTCTGCACCCCAGGGAGAGGAGGGACGTGTACACATGAAGCTGGCTACCAACCtagctttgggttcagtgagagactttgtcttagGGAAATAAAACAGTGATGAAGCAGGACACCAGGACCCTTCTGACCTGCAGGCTTGAgaaccaccatatgggtactggaaattgaacctaggccctctggaagagcagccagtgctgagccatctctccagccccttaatctTCATTGTTATGCCATTCTAGTTGTGATTCTGCTTTGTGTTCTTTTAAACTGGAAATAGTCATAAAGTCAATATTAGAAGGAGTCTGTTGAGCATCAGTTCTGCGACAGGTTTCGAGAGTGTGTAGGTTGGACTACAGTAACTCCAAGAACAAGAAGTGACTCATCAAGGGTGTTTCTCTGGCTAAGTCCCTTGCTAGTCAGGAAGTGAGATGAGGAAGCTGGCTGGACTTTTCCTCCCCTACAGTAGGAAGTACTAGGTATCTTTCaccataaaacaaacaagaatgtaGGTCATAAGGGCTGCACCTAGGTTTTCAGAagatctttcctcttctcttggaTGAATCTTGAGATTGTTTCTATCTTCCCTAGAACCTATCAGCCTTTTTCCAGAACACATAGTTGGGGAAAGAAGGCATCTGTTCCGGGGCTTTAGACTTTCAGAAGCTAGGTGTCTGTTACCTCTTTGTCTCAGTCTTTAACGGTCAGAGAAGTATTGTTCTGGGGACAGTGTGTGATGTGTAATCTTGGCTGGGATTATAGCAAAGCCTTTTCCCTGGTAGAATGAACTAAGTTAAAAATGGGCATACAACTATAGCATGTGCATGTAGCTGAGAAATAGGCAAATTGTGTAATTCCTAACCTCTGTTTTCAGGTTTCACCTACCCCAAGAGAAAGGCTTTCAGGTGTACCtaggaaaaaggagaagaagatgaggaggagaatTGCCGAAAGCATTCGTAGGAGGTCTAAGAATTCTAAGAAGTCTGTGGACAGCGAGGTGAGTGTGCCTCATGTTCTGGGAGCCAGTTACTGTAGACAGTTTGAAGGAGGAAAATCAGTCTCTGCTGTTCCGTTAAGTGGGGCTGAGTATttgaggttttctgtttttgattatTTGACGCAGGATCTCATGTCATGTAGTCCAGGTAAGCATCCAGCTCACattgtggcccaggctagcctaatttctgatcttcctgtccctgcctcctgaaagctgagTTTACAAACAAACCATCAATTTGGGTAGATACCAGATTGAATCTTGTGACATTTTAGTAGATCCCTAACTAGTGACTTAACAATTTTGTATCTAATATGTAATAATGAGGCATTTCTAGTCAGTGAATTTGCATACTAAGTTTGGTAAGCTCCTAAACTCTTTACCATCTTCAGTTGTGTCAATTGAAGTAAAAACAGGCTGAAAATAGATCACGTGGCACAACTTAAATTTAGGAGGATAGTGGTGGTGTTGGGTGGTCATTCCTGATAGATAAAGCTAGGAAGTCAGTGACATTGGGTAGTTGTTCTAGATGCCTGTTCTCAGTCCTGGACTGTAATATACTTGTTGGTTTCAGGGTCCCACACCAATTTGTACACCAACATTTTTGGAGAGACGAAAATCACAGGTGACCGAAATCAATGACGATAAAGATAATGAAGTCATTTTCAAACAGCCTGTGCCCACAGTGAACGAAGAGGGGCAAAAGACTCCAACACCTGCACGCTCTGGGAAAAAAAGACCAAGAAAgaggaagagcaaccagtgatcCTGAAAGCATTCTGTGTGTACATCTTCTAGGCAGATGGGATTTTGTTATAAAGGCCTACTATATTTTACTAGGTGCAGTGACGTGCAAGCCACTGATGAGACTGTCTGTGACAGTGAGAAAAACCCTCAGGAACTTGGCTGTTTTTGCCCTCTCCTGTCCCAAGTTTGTATTCAGGCTTCCCAGCTCCCTTAGTTTGCTCTGCCTGTATTACATTACAGGCTTAACTACCACCAGCAGCCTTTGAGGCCCCACCAGTCTATGTGGTGTTTGTGCACATAAACCCAAGAGTATGTTGGGCTTCAACCTCAGACCTCTGAAATTGGAAGTTAAATACATGTAAGGAGCGGGAGAAGGCAGTCCGAAGTGTGAATACAGATTTACACAAGTGCTATAAGGATCTGGAATAAATTGTTTTCACCGTAATTAATTAGAGGTGAGCTACTGAAGGTTTGACAGATCAGTTTCAGCAGTTACATTCAAGATTCAAACAGTGACCAAACTTCTACAATTTATCTGTGTATAAGAAAACCTAAGAACTTTGgaggtgggggagctggggagaacTTTGTTCATcacctgtttttgtttctctgcccCTTCTATGCTTTTGTATTGCCCGTGCAGGTTTGTTGAATATATCTGTCAATCACCAGTGAGCATTCTTTTCATCCAGGTGTGGGGTGTGAACATACATActtgtgtgtgagagtacacaAGCCCAAAGCGGAGGCCCAGTGTCTTTTATCACTGTCCCTTACTCATTGAGATAggcctcttttgttttttttttcaagacagtgtttttttgtgtagccctggttgttctggaacttgctatgtagatcagccTGGTTTCAAACTGCCTcaacatctgcctgcctctgccttccagatgcTGAGATTAATGCATGCATCACCACTTCCCAGCTTAAGATAGGATGCTTAGTAAACCTGACTTCAGACCATAACACAAGAGTACCTTGATGGCCTGGTGTTGAGTTCAGGACCTAGGTGAACACATTCTGAATATGAGAGCCTTTCCCATTCACCAGCAGACACTTGAGACTTTAGTACTTAGCTTTAGCTGCAGATAGCTAATGAATATAACTTAGAATCAAGGCAGAATGTCATGGCTTAAATGCCTATGATGTCTTTTGTATGTGGTGTAAGCCAAACTATTTCTTCAATTACTTTACcttattgtgtatgtgtctgaggaGGAAGAAGCACACATAGGCTGTGGCACATGTATGGAAATCAGAACAacccttttgagacaggtcctcacAGAGCTAGCCAGCAACCCCTGagatctctttttctctgtccagAGGTGCTTGGAGGTTCTCAcagagctagccagcaagcccctgagATGTCTTTTTCTCTGTCCAGAGGTGTATCACCAAGCCTGGTTCTTCTATATCCATCTTACATCCTCGTGCTTGTGTGACAAAAAGTACTTTACTGTGCTGTTTTCCCAAACCTATTTGTTGAAACAGTCTTGTGTTTCCCAGGCTCCCTATGACACTCGTGCATCTGTCTCTGGTATGTACCACCCTACCTggcatcttctctctcttcctcttcactctacactgagctgtatcctcaaCCCTATGAAGTGGTTTTTAGATAATGTTTTGgagttgctgtgaggagacaccatgtcCATGTCAACACTGGTTTTGGGGAGGGAGagggttggttgttttttttaagacaggatttctctgtagctttggagcctgtccctgaacttgctctgtagaccaggctggcctcaaacacagagatgcacctgcctctgcctcccaagtactgggattaaaggcgtaaaccactgctgcccggcagaccgtggcaactcttataagggaaagcatttaattgggtgacttaccggttcagaggttcagtccattatcatcatggtgggacatggtgctggagaggtagctgagagttataCATCTTaggaaggcaacaggaagtgaatgaGACACTTGGTgttatcttgagcatatatgagacctcaaagcctgcctctacagtgacacacttcctccaacaagaccacacctactaaTTAGTGctgttcccttttttttttgtttttgtttttttttgttttgttttgttttttgttttttttttgttttttgtgagacagggtttctctgtgtagttttggtgcctgtcctagatctcagagctctatagaccaggctgacctcgaactcatagagatctgcctggctctgtctcccaagtgctgggattaaaggcgtgtgacacagCCGCCCTGAGTGCTGGACCCTtttggggctattttctttcaaatcagcACAGATGACTGAAATCAGTGTACTTTGCGTACTTGTGATATCCTCCGACTTCAGCACGTGTATATCTGCATCTATTGCAGTCATGTTCAGGGAGTGACATCTGTACTTGACTATGACCAGAAACAAAATCTGACTACACGTGGACATAACAGGCTAGTGCTTGCCAGTGGTTTAGTAATAGGAAACACCTTCACTTCTACAAAAAAACGAAATGTGAGCAGaagggaagctggagagatggctcaggggccaACAGCATTTGTCATTCAGAGGAACTAGgtttgattaccagcacccacatgacaattGTCAGTAACTATCCTCTCCTGCTTCCAGGGGCACCAAGCACAACTGTGTGCAGGTGTACAGGCAGGCAGAGTACACACAGATATAAAACAACAGGGCCGTCCTTGTCCGTTTatcatcacagtgcttcattgagCAACCACTTTACATCATTGTGTCATCAGAACACTCAATGTGACATATGGCTCATTTTAATGTCACCAAGGTCATACAATTCAAGGCTCCATTGTGGCATTGGCATTTGATACACAGGGTTCTGTTGTGATGTCCCATAGACAATAGAATGTCCACTAATGACAGTGTGGTGCTCCACATGTGCTACTGTATCACCAATGGGTTGTGATATCACAGAACTGTTATAgtaaatgctccattgtgacattacaatgTGACTGTGGCACCACAGTTGAATTACAATATCACAGTGTATCATACCACCAAACTGAATTGTGACACTGTAAAGCATTATTTTGACAGCCAACCTCCACTGTAATATTTTATGTTTGCTTGTGATGTCACAATCCTCAAATGCTATGTCgaaatgctccattgtgacccTAAACTGAATTTTGGTATTCAGTGCTGAGCATGGTgctgtacatctgtaatcctcaGTAAGCTGAAGTAGGAGAACGTTTGAAGGtaacctgggttacatagtagAATCTgcttcaaaacaagaaaaataagctGGAGATTAGCTTTCTAGTACACTTGTTTGGAGAGCTTGAATCGCTGGGGTTCATTCCCAGCATTGAAAATTGGTCATGGTGGTACACAATGGAGGCAGGAGTAtttgaagttcaagatcatcctagctatatagtgagttaagGCTGGCCTGGCATGCAAGAAACCTTACCCAAAAAGGTGGAGGGTGGGTAGTATGACTTTGAACCCTTGAGTTCCCATTTAAGCATGAATAATATGTGACTGTAATATGTAGTGGTTTACACCATTTCATGTTCATGTGTGTCAGACACTGTTGCAAAGTACTGTAAGTATCTTAACTGTTTTTACTTTCTGTGTTGGTGGGGTGGGaagtgtagggaaaaggggctggctagagaaacacaccctgaccctggagcccagaattagggaaggatggctcagataaagccagtgagagaaacacagtttaactcagatcagagccatctctgcccctgtccaactgacttgtgaaatc from Peromyscus eremicus chromosome 15, PerEre_H2_v1, whole genome shotgun sequence encodes:
- the Nifk gene encoding MKI67 FHA domain-interacting nucleolar phosphoprotein isoform X2; this encodes MAVLAGPSEPSLALNPLEDSKFQEQLTQIQQRVKKKKGENLKPGVIFLGHLPSTLNESHIYDYFTQFGTLNRFRLSRSKRTGNSRGYAFLEFESEDVAKIVAETMDNYLFGERLLSCKFLPPEKVHEELFKQWNVPFQQPSFPAVKRYNQKRGHLQMLKMECRFKKKEKLLRKKLAKKGIDYSFPSLVLPKLKKGTSKDTLSTPKNAEDSKVTQVSPTPRERLSGVPRKKEKKMRRRIAESIRRRSKNSKKSVDSEGPTPICTPTFLERRKSQVTEINDDKDNEVIFKQPVPTVNEEGQKTPTPARSGKKRPRKRKSNQ
- the Nifk gene encoding MKI67 FHA domain-interacting nucleolar phosphoprotein isoform X1 is translated as MAVLAGPSEPSLALNPLEDSKFQEQLTQIQQRVKKQKKGENLKPGVIFLGHLPSTLNESHIYDYFTQFGTLNRFRLSRSKRTGNSRGYAFLEFESEDVAKIVAETMDNYLFGERLLSCKFLPPEKVHEELFKQWNVPFQQPSFPAVKRYNQKRGHLQMLKMECRFKKKEKLLRKKLAKKGIDYSFPSLVLPKLKKGTSKDTLSTPKNAEDSKVTQVSPTPRERLSGVPRKKEKKMRRRIAESIRRRSKNSKKSVDSEGPTPICTPTFLERRKSQVTEINDDKDNEVIFKQPVPTVNEEGQKTPTPARSGKKRPRKRKSNQ